A region from the Flexistipes sp. genome encodes:
- a CDS encoding GntR family transcriptional regulator, with protein sequence MKELNIDSTPLSERIAGTIRDYILKGRIKQGERLTEPRLSKLLGISRTPIREALRILEMEGFIEIFPRRGAVVTDVTDKDVDEIFILKVKLESLAAKLAAEHLSDEDIAELEELNERMEKFADAKNVSILIKLNSEFHNLIISKCENTRLAKFLEALLRQFKRATAYSFTEAGRIQRVIEEHREIIESFKKRDSEMAEELMAKHIQNGWQFIKSRVSGEVI encoded by the coding sequence TTGAAAGAGCTTAATATCGACAGTACTCCGTTAAGTGAGCGTATAGCAGGGACTATAAGGGATTATATCCTTAAAGGAAGGATTAAACAGGGTGAGCGCCTCACCGAACCCAGGCTCTCAAAGCTGCTTGGCATAAGCAGAACGCCAATAAGGGAAGCTTTGCGTATTCTTGAAATGGAAGGGTTTATTGAGATTTTTCCCAGACGCGGCGCTGTAGTTACAGATGTTACAGACAAGGATGTCGATGAGATATTTATTCTAAAGGTAAAGCTGGAGTCTTTGGCTGCCAAGCTTGCCGCTGAGCACCTTAGTGATGAAGATATTGCAGAACTTGAAGAGTTGAACGAAAGAATGGAAAAGTTTGCCGATGCAAAAAATGTATCGATTCTCATAAAATTAAATTCAGAATTTCATAACCTTATCATTTCCAAATGCGAAAATACACGTCTTGCTAAATTTCTCGAAGCCCTGCTGAGACAGTTTAAGAGGGCGACAGCCTATTCTTTTACCGAAGCCGGCAGAATTCAGCGGGTGATTGAAGAGCATAGAGAGATTATCGAATCATTTAAAAAGCGTGATTCCGAGATGGCTGAAGAGCTTATGGCAAAGCACATTCAGAATGGCTGGCAGTTTATCAAATCCAGAGTAAGCGGCGAAGTTATTTAA
- the purS gene encoding phosphoribosylformylglycinamidine synthase subunit PurS translates to MKVKVEVRFKEGVLDPEGQTILNTLNRKGYDFVSDVRVGKVIELEVEDGIERYEKKIEEICHSILANPIIEDYRIIY, encoded by the coding sequence ATGAAAGTCAAGGTTGAAGTGAGATTTAAAGAGGGAGTTCTTGACCCGGAAGGTCAGACTATTCTGAATACTTTGAACAGAAAGGGGTATGATTTTGTCAGTGATGTCAGGGTTGGCAAAGTTATCGAGCTGGAAGTCGAAGACGGCATTGAAAGGTATGAGAAAAAAATAGAAGAAATCTGTCATTCCATTCTGGCCAATCCGATAATAGAAGACTACAGAATAATTTATTAA
- a CDS encoding efflux RND transporter permease subunit: MAENNDKRKQTKNTEPGCDYSDNLEALEMGLAERVSKLFLKSKITPLLVIASLFIGIVSVIYTPKEEEPQIVVPMVDIFVPYPGADVDSVEKHVTEPLSQIMWEIPGVKYVYSTAMDDMGLVTVRFEVGEDEQKSITKLKTKIDYNMDRMPYGVKSPIIKKRSINDVPQVTLTLWSKEMGGYSLRQIAGEVEHRLKSVEDVSITDIKGGYEKVVRIEPDTDKLDAYNVDFFKIIRSLKMSNDSLNTGNITRNNEVIYMSAGSFFQSAEEIRNIVVGVNKGSPVYLRDVAEIEYGAEIPDNYHFMGFNEDKTEKVYSAATITLAKRKGSDSVVVSEHILSKLEDLKGTVIPDNVHVSVTRNYGETAYEKVKTLIEHLLGAIAAVILVMTLTMGWRAGLVVFVALPVTFALTFFVYYMFDYTLNRVTLFALIFVTGLVVDDAIIVVENIERHFRMGSKNLFAKAVKAVGEVGNPTILATITVIVAIYPMAFVGGLMGPYMKPMPIGASLAMIFSLLVALIITPWLALQLLSGKAGKGKDAELSEDEWVKGTKLYKFYSFILSPLMEKWYYKLILTFVMIGLFIAAFLMVPAKMVVMKMLPFDNKNELQVIIDMPEGTPLERTNTVAMEVGNYLSGVEQVENFQIYSGIAAPINFNGLVRQYYLRKGENVADIQVNFVSKNKRELKSHALAKVIRGPIQKIGDKYNANIKIAEVPPGPPVMSTLVAEVYGPDKESRREVAKKIKEVFKSTKGVVDVDWYVEDDMKELHLKVDKEKAALTGISTEMITRTAYAAVKGSKIGILHTGNDREEVDIVIKLPESKKSYQNVLSNIMLTSMNNKQVPLNELVKFEYKTKEKPVYQKNLKPVTYVTGDVAGVEESPVYAILDMKDDISEISYNGHKIEQYWINQPENINKVSMKWDGEWQITYEVFRDLGLAFAAVLVIMYFLLVAWFRSFATPIIMMLPIPLSLLGIIPGHYLFGEFFTATSMIGFIALAGIMVRNAILLIDFIENGLKKGKSIKDSVIESGAIRTRPVFLTAITVVVGALFMLPDPIFAGLGVSLIMGALVSTVLTLVLIPMAYYMFYKFMLKIGKIKKEA, translated from the coding sequence ATGGCTGAAAACAACGACAAACGAAAACAAACTAAAAATACCGAACCAGGTTGTGATTATTCCGATAACCTTGAAGCTCTGGAGATGGGGTTAGCTGAAAGGGTTTCAAAATTATTTCTAAAATCCAAAATCACCCCGCTGCTTGTCATTGCCTCGCTTTTTATAGGTATTGTTTCTGTAATCTATACTCCCAAAGAGGAAGAACCTCAAATTGTTGTGCCTATGGTTGATATCTTTGTCCCTTACCCCGGGGCGGATGTGGACAGTGTTGAAAAACATGTAACGGAACCGTTGTCTCAGATAATGTGGGAGATACCGGGAGTGAAGTACGTTTATTCGACGGCAATGGATGATATGGGGCTGGTAACAGTTCGCTTTGAAGTTGGAGAAGATGAGCAAAAGAGTATAACAAAACTTAAAACGAAGATTGATTACAATATGGACCGAATGCCCTATGGTGTAAAAAGTCCGATAATAAAAAAACGCTCCATTAACGATGTCCCTCAGGTGACGCTCACCTTGTGGTCAAAAGAGATGGGTGGATATTCTCTGAGGCAGATAGCCGGTGAGGTGGAACACAGATTAAAAAGTGTTGAGGATGTTTCTATTACCGATATCAAAGGAGGATACGAAAAAGTTGTTCGTATTGAACCGGATACGGATAAACTGGATGCTTATAATGTGGATTTTTTCAAGATAATACGTTCCCTGAAAATGTCCAATGATTCTCTGAATACCGGAAATATTACCAGAAACAATGAGGTTATTTATATGTCAGCCGGAAGCTTTTTCCAGTCGGCTGAAGAGATACGAAATATAGTTGTGGGTGTTAATAAAGGCTCTCCTGTTTATCTCCGGGATGTGGCTGAGATAGAATACGGAGCTGAAATACCTGACAACTATCATTTTATGGGTTTCAATGAAGACAAAACTGAAAAAGTCTATTCAGCCGCGACAATCACACTTGCCAAAAGAAAGGGCAGTGACTCGGTTGTGGTCTCTGAGCATATACTGAGCAAACTCGAAGATCTCAAAGGAACGGTAATTCCTGATAATGTTCATGTGAGTGTTACGCGTAATTACGGGGAAACGGCCTATGAAAAAGTAAAGACGCTTATTGAGCACCTGCTTGGGGCTATCGCTGCAGTGATACTTGTTATGACACTGACAATGGGTTGGAGAGCCGGACTCGTTGTATTTGTAGCATTGCCTGTTACGTTTGCCCTGACTTTTTTCGTATATTATATGTTTGACTATACATTAAACCGGGTAACACTTTTTGCTCTGATTTTTGTCACCGGTCTCGTGGTGGATGATGCCATTATTGTTGTGGAAAATATCGAGCGGCATTTCAGGATGGGAAGTAAAAATCTGTTTGCAAAAGCAGTGAAAGCAGTGGGAGAAGTCGGAAATCCCACGATACTGGCGACAATCACCGTCATTGTTGCCATTTATCCGATGGCTTTTGTGGGAGGGTTAATGGGTCCTTATATGAAACCGATGCCCATAGGAGCCTCCCTTGCAATGATTTTTTCACTTCTTGTGGCATTGATTATCACACCATGGCTTGCTTTGCAGCTTCTTTCCGGCAAGGCGGGAAAAGGCAAAGATGCTGAGTTGAGTGAAGATGAATGGGTAAAGGGTACAAAACTTTATAAGTTTTACAGTTTTATTTTAAGTCCTCTTATGGAGAAATGGTATTATAAGCTGATACTTACCTTTGTTATGATAGGCCTCTTTATTGCAGCTTTTCTTATGGTGCCGGCTAAGATGGTCGTCATGAAGATGCTGCCATTTGATAATAAAAATGAACTGCAGGTTATCATAGATATGCCTGAAGGCACCCCGCTGGAAAGGACCAATACCGTGGCAATGGAGGTAGGCAATTATTTATCAGGTGTGGAGCAGGTTGAAAATTTCCAGATATATTCGGGTATAGCTGCCCCTATTAATTTTAACGGTCTTGTCAGGCAGTATTATCTGAGAAAGGGTGAGAATGTCGCTGACATACAGGTTAATTTTGTGTCTAAGAATAAAAGGGAGTTGAAAAGCCACGCGCTGGCAAAAGTTATCAGAGGACCGATACAGAAAATAGGCGATAAATACAATGCTAATATTAAAATAGCCGAAGTACCGCCGGGGCCGCCTGTTATGTCCACGCTTGTTGCAGAGGTTTACGGGCCTGATAAAGAGAGCAGACGTGAAGTTGCGAAGAAAATTAAAGAGGTTTTTAAATCCACCAAAGGTGTGGTGGACGTGGACTGGTATGTTGAAGACGACATGAAAGAACTCCATCTGAAGGTGGACAAAGAAAAAGCTGCATTAACGGGTATTTCAACGGAAATGATAACCCGAACTGCTTATGCGGCAGTCAAAGGAAGTAAAATCGGTATACTCCATACGGGAAATGACCGGGAAGAAGTTGATATTGTTATAAAACTTCCGGAATCTAAAAAGTCTTACCAGAATGTTTTAAGCAATATAATGCTGACATCCATGAACAACAAACAGGTGCCTCTTAATGAACTTGTTAAATTTGAGTACAAGACAAAAGAAAAACCTGTTTATCAGAAAAATCTGAAGCCGGTAACATATGTGACAGGGGATGTGGCTGGTGTTGAAGAAAGTCCTGTGTATGCGATACTTGATATGAAAGATGATATTTCCGAAATTTCGTATAACGGACACAAGATTGAACAATACTGGATCAATCAGCCTGAAAACATTAATAAAGTTTCAATGAAGTGGGATGGAGAGTGGCAGATTACATATGAGGTTTTCAGAGACCTGGGACTGGCATTTGCAGCCGTGCTGGTAATTATGTATTTTCTTCTTGTTGCATGGTTCCGCTCTTTTGCAACCCCGATAATTATGATGCTGCCGATACCTTTGAGTCTCCTCGGGATTATTCCCGGACATTACCTTTTCGGGGAGTTTTTCACCGCTACAAGTATGATAGGTTTCATTGCTCTGGCGGGGATAATGGTCAGGAATGCAATACTGCTAATTGATTTTATCGAGAACGGTCTGAAGAAAGGTAAATCGATTAAGGATTCTGTGATAGAATCCGGAGCTATCCGGACGAGGCCGGTATTTCTTACGGCAATTACAGTGGTTGTGGGAGCTTTGTTTATGCTTCCGGACCCTATATTTGCAGGCCTTGGTGTTTCACTTATCATGGGGGCTCTTGTATCGACAGTATTGACCCTTGTGCTTATACCGATGGCGTACTATATGTTTTACAAGTTTATGCTGAAAATTGGTAAAATAAAAAAGGAGGCTTAA
- a CDS encoding GntR family transcriptional regulator, translated as MDNPNILESKPLRERIADRLRSDIIKGTYKDGERLVEPKLAEMLGISRTPIREALRQLENEGFVEIVPRKGAVVKELTLKDIDDLYAIKANLEGLAAKQTTENISEKDIEKLKSINEKFYRISSGKTNIIEEYLKYNLDFHNMFIVLSKNHKLIEILKGLDKNFQRLKSILVSKSDRAEEARIEHEEIIKAFATKDPDLAEKTVRWHIENGWEYLRSKLKKRY; from the coding sequence TTGGATAATCCTAATATACTGGAGAGCAAACCACTCCGTGAGAGGATTGCGGACAGGCTGAGATCCGATATCATAAAAGGTACATACAAAGACGGCGAGCGCCTCGTTGAGCCAAAGCTGGCTGAAATGCTCGGTATCAGCAGAACCCCTATTCGTGAAGCCTTACGACAGCTTGAGAATGAAGGATTTGTGGAGATAGTCCCCAGAAAAGGGGCGGTAGTGAAGGAGCTTACTCTTAAAGACATCGATGATTTGTACGCGATTAAGGCTAATCTTGAAGGGCTTGCTGCAAAACAGACTACAGAAAATATTTCCGAAAAAGATATAGAAAAGCTGAAGAGTATTAATGAGAAATTTTACAGGATTTCATCAGGTAAAACAAATATCATCGAAGAGTACCTGAAGTATAATTTAGATTTTCATAATATGTTTATTGTGTTATCAAAGAATCATAAGCTTATAGAAATTTTAAAAGGGCTTGATAAAAACTTTCAGCGTCTGAAATCCATACTTGTTTCCAAGTCTGACAGGGCGGAAGAAGCAAGGATAGAACATGAAGAAATTATTAAGGCTTTTGCTACAAAAGATCCTGATTTGGCGGAAAAGACAGTAAGATGGCATATTGAGAACGGCTGGGAGTATCTCAGGTCAAAACTTAAAAAGAGGTATTAA
- a CDS encoding patatin-like phospholipase family protein, producing MVKKVSLALGSGSAKGWAHIGIIKALKELDYKIEAVSGTSAGAIIAAYEAFGILNEFEDFVLNLDKRRVLRYYDVNLLPVKGLISGNRLLELFAENLKNKKIEDTVIPLYICASSLESGKCVTFEKGSVIEGVRASISIPGLFTPAEIKGMYFVDGGITNPVPVDILSHKRHRKIIAVDLNSPLQVPYFEESPNVMSTINRSITIMSHHLTSYQLKNSEAWKILKPDLREFGLFEFYRGKELIEAGYKYTMKCLS from the coding sequence TTGGTTAAAAAGGTATCCCTTGCACTGGGCAGCGGCTCGGCAAAAGGATGGGCACATATAGGCATAATAAAAGCACTCAAAGAGCTGGATTATAAAATTGAAGCTGTTTCCGGGACAAGTGCGGGTGCTATAATAGCAGCTTATGAGGCTTTCGGTATTTTAAATGAATTTGAAGATTTTGTTTTAAATCTCGATAAACGCCGTGTACTCAGATATTACGATGTAAACCTTCTGCCCGTAAAAGGGCTCATCAGCGGGAACAGGCTTCTGGAACTTTTTGCTGAAAATTTAAAAAACAAAAAAATTGAAGACACAGTAATTCCACTATACATTTGCGCATCAAGTCTGGAAAGCGGCAAATGCGTAACATTCGAAAAAGGTTCTGTAATAGAAGGAGTAAGAGCTTCCATATCCATACCGGGACTGTTCACTCCTGCAGAAATCAAAGGTATGTATTTTGTAGACGGTGGAATAACAAACCCCGTTCCCGTGGATATTCTTTCTCATAAAAGGCACAGAAAAATTATAGCAGTGGACTTGAACTCACCGCTTCAAGTACCTTACTTTGAAGAATCACCCAATGTTATGAGTACAATTAACAGGTCAATCACAATAATGTCACACCACCTGACATCATATCAGCTGAAAAATTCTGAGGCATGGAAAATACTGAAACCGGATCTCAGGGAATTTGGTCTTTTCGAGTTTTACAGAGGTAAAGAACTTATTGAGGCAGGATACAAATACACTATGAAATGTTTATCTTAA
- the purL gene encoding phosphoribosylformylglycinamidine synthase subunit PurL, whose product MGVYEKFKYPGVNLKVAMEMGLKEDEYKNACDILGREPNYIELGVITAMWSEHCSYKSSKKHLKKFPTEAEWVVQGPGENAGIIEVDGDICACFKVESHNHPSYIEPYQGAATGVGGILRDVFTMGARPVCAMNSLRFGPLNNDESVHLLEGVVSGIAGYGNCFGVPTVGGEIYFHETYQKNPLVNAFALGLVDRDKIFYAKAEGKGNPIIYVGAKTGKDGIHGATMASEEFSEESESKRPNVQIGDPFKEKLLLEACLELMQTDYIVGIQDMGAAGLSSSSFEMASKSDTGVELDLEKVPVRETGMTPYEIMLSESQERMLLIAKKGYENKVKKIFDKWDLDAEVIGKVTDDGFVRLNWNGEEVASLPAKSLADDAPVYDRKYTEPESQRQIKDFDPASIDDPGGYPAILARMLSNPNIASKKWVYRQYDHMVQTNTVFLPGSDSALLRVKGSKKGLAVSSDCNGRYCFVDPYEGGKAAVLESALNVAVSGARPKAVSDCLNFGNPEKEGVMWQFVRSTDGMSEACKILNTPVVSGNVSFYNETESKAILPTPTVVMVGVLDDINKRIPSFFNKRGSNIIVAGNFNPKIDASEYLYKIHNKLEGSVGEVDLNLGLRLIDFLAEAAEKGLILSAHDVSDGGLCVCLAEMCFNKGIGANIDINRDIRTDELLFGENMPLVLLEVDDLHLKGVESLLENNNILFEKLGKTDGDLLTIRHNGHLVIDEKVEAAAEVFNESLGELMQ is encoded by the coding sequence ATGGGAGTCTACGAAAAATTTAAATATCCCGGCGTTAATCTGAAAGTTGCCATGGAAATGGGACTTAAAGAGGATGAGTATAAAAATGCCTGTGATATATTGGGGCGTGAACCGAATTATATAGAGCTTGGTGTTATTACTGCTATGTGGAGTGAGCACTGCAGTTACAAAAGCAGCAAAAAACATCTGAAAAAATTTCCTACAGAAGCTGAGTGGGTTGTTCAGGGTCCCGGTGAAAATGCCGGTATTATTGAAGTGGACGGTGATATTTGTGCCTGTTTTAAAGTGGAAAGTCACAACCATCCTTCCTACATAGAGCCATACCAGGGTGCAGCTACCGGAGTGGGCGGAATACTAAGGGATGTCTTTACAATGGGTGCAAGGCCGGTGTGCGCAATGAATTCACTGAGATTCGGCCCTTTGAATAATGACGAGAGTGTACATTTGTTAGAAGGTGTAGTTTCAGGCATAGCCGGATACGGTAACTGTTTTGGTGTTCCGACTGTCGGCGGTGAAATATATTTTCATGAAACATATCAAAAAAACCCCCTTGTCAACGCTTTTGCTTTGGGACTGGTGGACAGAGATAAAATTTTCTATGCAAAGGCAGAAGGTAAGGGTAATCCCATTATATATGTCGGGGCAAAAACAGGTAAAGACGGTATTCATGGGGCCACCATGGCAAGTGAGGAATTCAGCGAGGAGAGTGAATCTAAAAGGCCTAATGTGCAAATTGGCGACCCTTTCAAGGAAAAACTCCTTCTGGAGGCCTGTCTGGAACTTATGCAGACGGATTATATAGTGGGGATTCAGGATATGGGCGCAGCCGGTTTGAGCAGCTCTTCTTTTGAGATGGCTTCCAAATCGGATACAGGTGTTGAACTGGACCTTGAAAAAGTTCCTGTGAGAGAAACAGGCATGACACCCTATGAAATAATGCTGTCAGAGTCTCAGGAGAGGATGTTGCTGATTGCGAAAAAAGGGTATGAAAATAAAGTTAAAAAAATCTTCGATAAATGGGATCTGGATGCCGAAGTTATAGGTAAAGTAACAGATGATGGTTTTGTCCGATTGAACTGGAACGGCGAGGAAGTGGCAAGTCTGCCGGCTAAATCTTTGGCGGATGATGCGCCTGTTTATGATAGAAAATATACCGAGCCTGAATCTCAGAGGCAAATAAAGGATTTTGACCCGGCTTCGATTGACGATCCGGGAGGCTACCCTGCAATTCTGGCCAGAATGCTGTCTAATCCCAATATTGCATCAAAAAAATGGGTTTACAGGCAGTATGATCATATGGTTCAGACAAATACAGTTTTTTTACCCGGTTCAGATTCAGCACTGTTGAGAGTAAAGGGGAGCAAAAAGGGGTTAGCAGTTTCTTCTGACTGTAACGGAAGATACTGTTTTGTGGATCCTTATGAAGGGGGGAAAGCTGCTGTACTAGAAAGTGCACTTAATGTAGCGGTATCCGGGGCCCGGCCGAAAGCCGTCAGCGATTGTTTGAATTTCGGTAATCCTGAAAAAGAAGGGGTAATGTGGCAGTTTGTAAGATCAACAGATGGTATGAGCGAAGCCTGCAAAATACTGAATACACCGGTGGTAAGCGGAAATGTTAGTTTCTATAATGAAACGGAATCAAAAGCAATTTTACCCACCCCTACAGTTGTGATGGTTGGGGTTTTGGACGATATAAATAAAAGAATCCCATCTTTTTTCAATAAAAGAGGCAGTAATATTATTGTTGCAGGGAATTTTAACCCTAAGATAGATGCAAGTGAATACCTGTATAAGATTCATAACAAACTTGAGGGAAGTGTAGGTGAAGTTGATCTGAATCTTGGTTTGAGATTAATTGATTTTTTAGCAGAAGCAGCAGAAAAGGGTCTTATCTTATCCGCCCATGATGTTTCCGACGGCGGCTTGTGTGTTTGTCTGGCTGAAATGTGTTTTAATAAAGGAATTGGTGCCAATATAGATATCAACAGAGATATCCGCACAGATGAGTTATTGTTTGGAGAAAATATGCCTTTGGTTTTACTGGAAGTGGACGATTTGCATTTAAAAGGGGTTGAAAGTTTGCTGGAAAATAATAATATTCTTTTTGAAAAACTCGGTAAGACAGACGGTGATTTGCTCACAATCCGTCATAACGGTCATCTCGTAATCGATGAGAAAGTTGAAGCTGCAGCAGAGGTTTTTAATGAGTCTCTCGGAGAATTAATGCAATGA
- the purQ gene encoding phosphoribosylformylglycinamidine synthase subunit PurQ, which yields MKAGVVVFPGSNCDHDCYYALNSILGIDAEYIWHKEDSVKGFDLLVLPGGFSYGDYLRCGAIAKHSPVVDAVVDFAEKGGHVLGICNGFQVLTESGLLPGALIRNKNLKFICEYVNVIVENAKTGFTSYYNDGEILNIPIAHMDGNYYIDEKGLNDLLENEQVVFRYCDADGGISEEDNPNGSVYNIAGVINKKGNIMGMMPHPERCCEPLLGGNHGYYLFESIKNFLKGA from the coding sequence ATGAAAGCAGGGGTTGTTGTCTTTCCCGGTTCCAATTGTGACCATGACTGTTATTATGCCCTAAACAGCATACTCGGGATTGATGCTGAATATATATGGCATAAAGAAGACAGTGTAAAAGGCTTTGATCTTCTCGTATTACCCGGCGGATTTTCGTATGGTGACTATCTTAGATGCGGAGCTATAGCAAAGCATTCTCCTGTAGTGGATGCAGTAGTTGATTTTGCAGAGAAAGGCGGTCATGTTCTGGGGATATGCAATGGTTTTCAGGTTCTTACTGAATCGGGACTGTTGCCGGGTGCTTTGATCAGAAATAAAAATCTTAAATTTATCTGTGAATATGTCAATGTGATTGTGGAAAATGCTAAAACAGGGTTTACATCCTATTATAATGACGGCGAAATACTGAATATCCCCATTGCTCATATGGACGGCAATTATTACATTGATGAAAAGGGGCTGAATGATCTGCTGGAAAATGAGCAGGTGGTTTTCAGGTACTGCGATGCAGACGGTGGGATCAGTGAAGAGGATAACCCTAACGGCTCCGTTTATAATATTGCCGGTGTGATAAATAAAAAAGGCAATATAATGGGGATGATGCCGCATCCGGAAAGATGCTGTGAGCCTTTGTTGGGGGGCAATCACGGCTATTATCTGTTTGAATCGATAAAAAATTTTCTTAAAGGTGCATAA
- a CDS encoding YgaP family membrane protein, whose protein sequence is MTVKKLMRIIPGLMVTISAILGLIHSPWWFALTLFVGINLTQSGFTDFCPLEKILRKLGFPEQ, encoded by the coding sequence ATGACGGTAAAAAAATTGATGAGAATAATACCGGGACTTATGGTTACAATCAGTGCTATATTGGGGCTTATCCACAGTCCCTGGTGGTTTGCTTTGACACTTTTTGTGGGCATTAATCTCACACAGTCCGGATTTACGGACTTCTGCCCGTTGGAAAAGATACTTCGGAAACTGGGTTTTCCTGAACAGTAA
- a CDS encoding MFS transporter, whose translation MNTSKTGIQAVFFSLFYFLNFASLGVFLPYLALFFKENGFSGLQIGIVLALVPLCKFVFTSKWTKLFGASPMPHLFAALSVLLANIALYFLILFPSFFTAAVIVFVFSTLRVGLLPAVDHCSMEFFKKSGIEYGKMRMFGSIGFIASTVIMGKIVDIWGVDSIVIAASVLGCVSAVPLIFLQLSDGVCKNDRKKGSEAFPLFFYFILVAVIFYFASFKFFGSFFNIKIDEAGYSQFHAGAIWGFGILCEVFVMYYAGSIFRKYKAVNVLILSMFLGAFRLFVIAFSANLLILYTVNLLHGFAFGAYHLSVLRLIQQKLPGKVRLKAQSRYSEMSFGLGAIIGSVLSGIIYDMAGVNAIFTIGGLLAVFSSIIVFIGGKKLATNK comes from the coding sequence TTGAATACGAGCAAAACAGGAATTCAGGCGGTATTTTTTTCACTTTTTTATTTTTTGAACTTCGCCTCTTTGGGCGTTTTTCTCCCTTATCTGGCGCTGTTTTTTAAAGAGAACGGCTTCAGCGGTCTTCAGATTGGGATAGTTCTGGCTCTTGTTCCTTTGTGCAAATTTGTTTTTACCTCAAAATGGACGAAGCTTTTTGGTGCATCTCCAATGCCTCATTTGTTTGCAGCTTTAAGTGTACTTTTGGCTAATATCGCTCTGTATTTTCTTATCCTTTTCCCGAGCTTTTTTACAGCTGCGGTTATTGTGTTTGTCTTTTCAACCCTGAGAGTAGGTTTATTACCGGCTGTTGATCACTGCAGTATGGAATTTTTCAAAAAAAGCGGAATCGAATATGGTAAAATGCGAATGTTCGGGTCTATCGGCTTCATTGCATCCACAGTTATTATGGGTAAAATTGTTGATATCTGGGGTGTGGATTCAATTGTTATCGCCGCCTCCGTGCTGGGTTGTGTTTCTGCAGTCCCATTGATTTTTCTTCAATTGAGTGACGGGGTTTGCAAAAACGACCGAAAAAAAGGCTCAGAAGCTTTTCCCCTTTTCTTTTATTTTATACTTGTTGCCGTAATATTTTATTTTGCATCGTTTAAATTTTTCGGAAGCTTTTTTAATATTAAAATAGATGAAGCCGGGTATTCGCAGTTCCACGCCGGAGCGATCTGGGGATTCGGGATATTATGTGAAGTATTTGTTATGTACTATGCCGGAAGTATTTTCAGAAAATATAAAGCTGTAAATGTTCTGATTTTATCTATGTTTCTTGGAGCCTTCAGGCTTTTTGTAATTGCCTTCAGTGCAAATCTTTTGATTCTTTATACTGTAAATCTGCTTCACGGATTTGCTTTCGGAGCTTATCACCTTTCCGTCTTAAGGCTTATTCAGCAAAAGCTCCCTGGAAAAGTTCGTCTCAAAGCACAAAGCCGGTATTCTGAAATGAGTTTCGGACTCGGGGCTATAATCGGTTCTGTATTAAGTGGTATCATATATGATATGGCCGGGGTTAACGCTATCTTTACAATCGGAGGTCTTCTGGCTGTTTTTTCATCAATTATAGTTTTTATCGGCGGCAAAAAACTTGCAACAAATAAATAA